The following proteins are encoded in a genomic region of Haloarcula marina:
- a CDS encoding 1,4-dihydroxy-2-naphthoyl-CoA synthase → MVSELFDPSRWEPIERFDFADITYHRSTETGAVRIAFDRPEKRNAFRPETVDELSAALDHAKRLTDVGCVLITGNGPSPKDGGWAFCSGGDQSIRGESGYEYRADEDIGDPDAPENVGRLHILEVQRQIRHIPKPVVAVVPGWAVGGGHSLHVVCDLTIASAEHAKFLQTDPDVGSFDGGFGSAYLARQVGQKKAREVFFLGKTYDGEEAAEMGMVNEVVPHDELEDTAIEWAERMNEKSPTAMRMLKYAFNLDSDGMVGQQVFAGEATRLAYMTDEAQEGRDAFNEGRNPDFSDVPWHY, encoded by the coding sequence ATGGTTTCGGAGCTATTCGACCCCTCGCGGTGGGAGCCAATCGAGCGGTTCGACTTCGCCGACATCACCTACCACCGGTCGACGGAGACGGGCGCGGTCCGCATCGCGTTCGACCGACCGGAGAAACGCAACGCGTTCCGCCCCGAGACGGTCGACGAACTGTCCGCGGCGCTCGACCACGCGAAGCGCCTGACCGACGTTGGCTGTGTCCTCATCACCGGCAACGGTCCGTCGCCGAAAGACGGCGGGTGGGCGTTCTGCTCGGGCGGCGACCAGAGCATCCGAGGCGAGAGCGGCTACGAGTATCGGGCAGACGAAGATATCGGTGACCCGGACGCTCCGGAGAACGTCGGGCGGCTCCACATCCTCGAAGTCCAGCGACAGATTCGCCACATCCCCAAACCGGTCGTCGCCGTCGTCCCCGGATGGGCCGTCGGCGGCGGGCACTCGCTGCACGTCGTCTGTGACCTCACTATCGCCAGTGCGGAACACGCGAAGTTCCTCCAGACCGACCCTGACGTGGGGTCGTTCGACGGCGGGTTCGGGTCGGCGTACCTCGCCCGACAGGTCGGCCAGAAGAAGGCCCGAGAGGTGTTCTTCCTCGGGAAGACCTACGACGGCGAGGAAGCCGCGGAGATGGGGATGGTCAACGAAGTGGTCCCCCACGACGAGTTAGAGGACACCGCTATCGAGTGGGCCGAGCGGATGAACGAGAAGTCGCCGACGGCGATGCGGATGCTGAAGTACGCCTTCAACCTCGATTCGGACGGGATGGTCGGCCAGCAGGTGTTCGCCGGGGAAGCGACGCGACTCGCGTACATGACCGACGAAGCCCAGGAGGGGCGCGACGCGTTCAACGAAGGCCGGAATCCGGACTTCAGCGACGTGCCGTGGCACTACTGA
- a CDS encoding 1,4-dihydroxy-2-naphthoate polyprenyltransferase: MSTATADVSKREAWVMAARPQTLPAGAAPVVVGTGLAVHAGVFELLPAVAALLGALLLQVGTNFANDYYDAVKGADTDEREGFTRVTAGGLIDPSSVRRAMVLTYALAVVVGVYLVAIGGLPIVVVGLTGIAAGVLYTGGPLPYGYRGLGDLFVFVYFGVVAVTGTYYVQAVANMPAVGTFPTTLPPESLPVAVVVGSLTAAGLSTAILVVNNVRDRETDMAAGKKTLAVYLGYRWSRVEYVLLVGMAYVVPVLFALDPAYSPWALAPWLTLPLAGQTTRTVFTRTDGEALNPTLERVGKLLFAHSLLFAAGLALPQVL; the protein is encoded by the coding sequence ATGAGTACAGCGACGGCCGACGTTTCGAAGCGGGAAGCGTGGGTGATGGCCGCCCGGCCGCAGACGCTCCCCGCGGGGGCCGCTCCCGTCGTCGTCGGGACTGGGCTGGCAGTACACGCTGGCGTGTTCGAACTCCTCCCGGCGGTGGCGGCCCTCTTGGGGGCGCTCTTACTACAGGTCGGGACGAACTTCGCGAACGACTACTACGACGCCGTGAAGGGCGCGGACACGGACGAACGCGAGGGGTTCACCCGCGTCACGGCGGGCGGACTCATCGACCCGTCCTCGGTCAGACGGGCGATGGTGTTGACCTACGCCCTCGCCGTCGTCGTCGGCGTCTACCTCGTCGCCATCGGTGGCCTCCCCATCGTCGTGGTCGGTCTGACCGGTATCGCCGCGGGAGTCCTCTACACCGGCGGCCCCCTGCCCTACGGCTATCGGGGCCTCGGCGACCTGTTCGTGTTCGTCTACTTCGGCGTCGTCGCCGTCACCGGAACGTACTACGTCCAAGCCGTCGCCAACATGCCCGCCGTCGGGACGTTCCCGACCACGCTCCCGCCGGAGAGCCTCCCCGTCGCCGTCGTCGTCGGGAGCCTAACCGCCGCTGGCCTCTCGACGGCCATCCTCGTCGTCAACAACGTCCGCGACCGCGAGACGGACATGGCCGCCGGGAAGAAGACGCTGGCCGTCTACCTCGGGTATCGCTGGAGCCGCGTCGAGTACGTCCTCCTCGTGGGCATGGCCTACGTGGTCCCTGTGCTGTTCGCGCTGGACCCGGCATACAGCCCGTGGGCGCTCGCACCGTGGCTCACGCTCCCGCTCGCTGGGCAGACGACACGAACCGTCTTCACGCGAACGGACGGCGAGGCGCTGAACCCGACGCTCGAACGCGTCGGCAAACTTCTCTTCGCCCACTCGCTCCTCTTCGCCGCCGGACTCGCGCTCCCGCAGGTGCTATGA
- a CDS encoding PAS domain S-box protein has protein sequence MDDQTHSVVRAIDQSPDVVLLLVDDEHRATLADQLSEADITVVSDDTSTLPAFDVCIVDTESYPAVGEQLRRRKADADPVLLPVLLVLEPGVSETRARELVDDIDDFLTLPTTERLLLGRIRAHLQARRQSKHSSLFRRAMDKAVNGITIADAGDDEKLVYANDAFLETTGYEREEVLGRNCRFLQGPDTDRSTVEEIRAALDSGTSVEVEILNYRKDGSEFWNHLSVTPVFENGDLTHYLGFQQDVTDRIERSRELNRYEEIVRAAGDPIYSLDADLRVTLLNEATARFSETDQADLVGRHVREVFGAPHAAQLADALLSLANDDQMGTTIETAVTDAKGRKRRYQTALAVMPADEFDGVVCVSRDVTEHREREYRLSVLDRVLRHNLRNKLHVVLAQAELAREQTDDEAIRNATTTIERAAEELLNLGETARAFHDTLDPRWGEEVSAVDVATHTRHVVDEARLSYEDAAFVTDIPGTLWARTHNAFELAMSEILDNAATYGGDGVEVAVTLETTGDDETVVVTVADDGPGIPDVEKDALTSGVESDLQHTSGLGLWFVRWLAINSGGSFTIDDNDPAGAVVELRLPVAAPPEEEVSGQ, from the coding sequence ATGGACGACCAGACACACTCGGTCGTCAGGGCTATCGACCAGTCGCCCGATGTCGTGCTCCTCCTCGTCGACGACGAGCACAGGGCTACGCTGGCCGACCAACTCTCCGAGGCAGATATCACCGTCGTCAGCGACGACACCTCGACGCTGCCCGCCTTCGACGTCTGTATCGTCGACACCGAGAGCTACCCGGCAGTCGGCGAGCAACTGCGACGGCGGAAAGCCGACGCTGACCCGGTCTTGCTTCCGGTGTTGCTCGTCCTCGAACCGGGGGTCTCGGAAACGCGTGCGCGGGAGTTGGTCGACGACATCGACGATTTCCTCACACTTCCGACCACCGAGCGGTTGCTTCTCGGTCGTATCCGGGCGCACCTGCAGGCACGTCGGCAGTCCAAGCACTCGTCGCTGTTCAGGCGGGCGATGGACAAAGCGGTCAACGGTATCACTATCGCGGACGCCGGGGACGACGAGAAACTCGTCTACGCGAACGACGCGTTCCTCGAAACGACCGGCTACGAGCGCGAGGAAGTGCTCGGCCGGAACTGTCGGTTCCTGCAGGGACCGGACACCGACCGGTCGACGGTCGAGGAGATACGGGCGGCCCTCGATTCGGGAACATCCGTCGAAGTCGAGATTCTGAACTACCGAAAAGACGGCTCCGAGTTCTGGAACCACCTCAGCGTCACCCCGGTGTTCGAAAACGGCGACCTAACCCACTACCTCGGGTTTCAGCAGGACGTGACCGACCGAATCGAACGGAGTCGAGAACTAAACCGATACGAGGAAATCGTCCGTGCGGCCGGGGACCCCATCTATTCGCTCGACGCGGACCTCCGGGTCACGCTGTTGAACGAGGCGACAGCGCGGTTCAGCGAGACGGACCAGGCGGACCTCGTGGGTCGACACGTCCGCGAAGTGTTCGGCGCGCCACACGCGGCGCAGTTGGCCGACGCCCTCCTCTCGCTCGCCAACGACGACCAGATGGGGACGACGATAGAGACGGCCGTCACCGACGCGAAGGGGCGAAAGCGGCGGTACCAGACCGCACTGGCGGTGATGCCCGCCGACGAGTTCGACGGCGTCGTCTGCGTCAGCCGCGACGTGACAGAGCACAGGGAGCGGGAGTACCGCCTCTCGGTCCTCGACCGCGTCCTCAGACACAACCTCCGAAACAAACTCCACGTAGTGCTGGCACAGGCCGAGTTGGCCCGAGAGCAGACCGACGACGAAGCGATACGGAACGCCACGACGACAATCGAACGCGCGGCCGAAGAGCTACTGAACCTCGGCGAGACGGCCCGCGCCTTTCACGATACGCTCGACCCCCGGTGGGGCGAGGAAGTCAGCGCCGTCGACGTGGCTACCCACACTCGCCACGTCGTCGACGAAGCGCGTCTCAGCTACGAGGACGCGGCGTTCGTGACAGACATCCCGGGGACCCTCTGGGCGCGGACCCACAACGCCTTCGAACTCGCGATGAGCGAGATTCTCGACAACGCCGCGACCTACGGCGGCGACGGCGTGGAGGTCGCAGTGACGCTCGAAACGACCGGCGACGACGAAACCGTGGTGGTCACGGTCGCGGACGACGGCCCGGGGATTCCCGACGTGGAGAAAGACGCGCTCACCTCGGGCGTCGAGTCGGACCTCCAGCACACGTCCGGTCTGGGCCTCTGGTTCGTCAGATGGTTAGCCATCAACAGCGGCGGGTCGTTCACTATCGACGACAACGACCCGGCGGGGGCCGTCGTCGAACTGCGCCTCCCCGTCGCGGCCCCGCCCGAAGAGGAAGTGTCGGGTCAGTAG